Proteins from one Parachlamydia sp. AcF125 genomic window:
- a CDS encoding MBL fold metallo-hydrolase: protein MLVVFFCLSILAGYYFSIKRTYHHGPKSDHFNGKVFFNPWAIRKNSFFAFLSWKWGAKPKKWPTHVNNSFGENPPEKVESSEILVTFIGHSTLLIQTEGVNILTDPVWSEKIGPFSWLGIKRVGAPGVSLERLPKIDLVLVSHNHYDHLDLKTIEKLWRRDRPLILTPLGNESIIHQKDSNIEVKTLDWGQSISFNSILSLHLEPVQHWSARGIFDRDKALWGAFVICTPSGPLYFAGDSGYCKEIFCKTKEKFGCFRLACLPIGAYEPRWFMRYGHMNPEESVQAFKDLGEPFTIGIHFGTFQLSDEGYLDPIAGLDRARKKFQVPEEKFCVLKIGQVTKVG, encoded by the coding sequence ATGTTAGTCGTGTTTTTTTGTTTAAGCATTCTAGCTGGTTACTATTTTTCCATAAAAAGAACCTATCATCACGGTCCAAAAAGCGACCACTTTAATGGAAAAGTGTTTTTTAATCCTTGGGCCATTCGAAAAAATTCCTTTTTCGCATTTTTGTCTTGGAAATGGGGAGCCAAGCCTAAAAAATGGCCTACGCATGTAAATAATTCCTTCGGCGAAAATCCCCCTGAGAAAGTCGAAAGCTCGGAGATTTTAGTCACTTTTATCGGCCATTCCACTTTACTGATCCAAACAGAGGGAGTGAATATTTTGACAGATCCTGTTTGGTCTGAAAAAATAGGGCCTTTTAGTTGGCTTGGGATTAAAAGAGTTGGCGCACCAGGCGTTTCTCTTGAAAGATTGCCTAAAATTGATCTGGTCTTAGTGAGCCATAACCACTATGATCACTTAGATTTAAAGACGATCGAAAAGCTATGGAGAAGAGACCGGCCCCTGATTTTAACCCCGCTAGGCAATGAATCTATCATTCATCAAAAGGACTCAAACATCGAGGTTAAAACATTAGATTGGGGGCAATCAATCTCCTTTAACTCCATCCTATCTTTGCATCTCGAACCTGTACAGCATTGGTCTGCCAGGGGGATTTTTGATCGAGATAAAGCCCTTTGGGGTGCTTTTGTGATTTGTACTCCGAGCGGTCCTCTTTATTTTGCTGGAGATTCGGGCTATTGCAAGGAAATTTTTTGTAAAACAAAGGAGAAATTCGGGTGTTTTAGGCTGGCTTGTCTTCCTATCGGAGCGTATGAACCCCGATGGTTTATGCGTTATGGGCATATGAATCCCGAAGAAAGTGTTCAAGCTTTTAAGGATTTGGGAGAACCTTTCACCATAGGGATCCATTTTGGGACATTCCAGCTATCGGATGAAGGATATTTAGACCCTATTGCAGGCTTGGATCGTGCCAGAAAAAAATTTCAGGTTCCCGAAGAAAAATTTTGCGTGTTGAAAATAGGGCAAGTCACGAAGGTTGGGTGA